Proteins found in one Muntiacus reevesi chromosome 2, mMunRee1.1, whole genome shotgun sequence genomic segment:
- the LOC136161642 gene encoding zinc finger protein 665-like isoform X1 encodes MKEENGNPLQYSCLENSMDRGVGGLPSAGLQSAMSKQAQLTFKDLFIDFTPKEWECLDPAQRTLYKDVMVETLRNLLSVDLSHIDKIKKLQATVNSGKGEIFQRVMFGRAESLEIKDFHLRDIQENIHDFDCLCTDDERNDKGMSTSHNKNLTDRKHHSSRSDVGKRPFKRHGSSFQNELQVVQSEGIIVECSQVVTNVRATGLPRQRTSNVCKGFSHKHEDAVIHPSELLPDHETERKRPYKCNECDITFLQDSELTGHQRIHIGGKPYKCDMCGKAFNQTTKLAIHWRIHTGEKPYKCDVCGKAFAHTGHLAVHQRVHTGEKPYKCDVCGKGFSEASSLAVHQRVHTGEKPYKCHICGKSFTSNSSLVVHWRIHTGEKPYKCDICGKAFNQSTHLAVHRRIHTGEKPYKCDVCGKGFSETSGLANHRRIHTGEKPYKCDVCGKSFSSNSSLAVHRRSHTGEKPHKCDVCGKGFSITSSLAVHRRIHTGEKPYKCDVCGKAFTRTGHLADHQRVHTGEKPYKCYVCGKGFSITSSLAVHRRIHTGEKPYKCDVCGKAFTRTGHLAVHQRVHTGEKPYKCYVCGKGFSETSRLAVHQRIHTGEKPYKCGVCDHSFQQSTHLENHQRIHTTVKPYKCDVSGKDFSQTASLAVHQRIHSGEKPYKCNVCDKAFHHTGSLTVHQRLHTGVKPYKCDVCGRTFRGNSHLAVHLRVHTGEKQYKCDVCGKAFNEAAKLAVHQIFHMGEKPYKCDVCGRAFSQTTNLAVHRRIHTGETPYKCDVCGKVFTRTGHLAVHQRVHTGEKPYKCHVCGKSFSSNSSLAVHWRIHTGEKAYKCDVCGKAFTHTGDLAVHQRVHTGEKPYKCDVCGKGFSETSSLAVHRRVHTGEKPYKCHVCGKSFTSNSNLVVHWRIHTGEKPYKCDVCGKAFNQSAHLAVHRRIHTGEKPYKCDVCGKGFSETSRVAIHRRIHTGEKPYKCDVCGKSFSSNSSLAVHRRSHTGEKPHKCDVCGKDFSETSRLAIHQRIHTGETPYKCDVCGKAFAHTGHLALHQRVHTGEKPYKCDVCGKAFAHTGHLAVHQRVHTGEKPYKCDVCGKGFSEASSLAIHQRVHTGEKPYKCHVCGKSFTSNSSLVVHWRIHTGETPYKCDVCGKAFNRSTHLAVHRRIHTGEKPYKCDVCGKGFSETSRLAVHRRIHTGEKPYKCDVCGKSFRSNSSLAVHRRSHTGEKPHKCDVCGKGFSITSSLVVHRRIHTGEKPYKCDVCGKAFTRTGHLAVHQRVHTGEKPYKCDVCGKGFSITSSLAVHRRIHTGEKPYKCDVCGKAFTRTGRLAVHQRVHTGEKS; translated from the coding sequence ATTTATCTCATATAGATAAGATCAAGAAATTACAGGCAACAGTAAACAGTGGTAAAGGGGAGATTTTTCAAAGAGTGATGTTTGGAAGAGCTGAAAGCCTTGAAATCAAAGATTTTCACCTGAGGGACATCCAGGAAAATATACATGACTTTGATTGTCTGTGTACAGAtgatgaaagaaatgacaaaGGTATGTCTACATCCCATAACAAAAACCTCACTGATAGAAAACATCATTCTAGTAGAAGTGATGTAGGAAAGAGACCTTTTAAGAGGCACGGATCAAGCTTTCAGAATGAATTGCAGGTGGTACAATCTGAAGGGATAATTGTTGAATGTAGTCAAGTTGTGACAAATGTCAGGGCCACAGGTTTACCACGTCAGAGAACTAGTAATGTCTGCAAAGGCTTTTCTCATAAACATGAGGATGCTGTTATACATCCTTCAGAACTGTTACCAGACcatgaaacagaaaggaaaagaccTTACAAATGTAATGAGTGTGACATAACCTTTCTTCAGGACTCAGAACTCACTGGACATCAAAGAATCCATATAGGAggaaaaccatataaatgtgacatgtgtggcaaggcttttaatcAAACTACAAAACTTGCAATTCAttggagaattcatactggagagaaaccatataaatgtgatgtgtgtggcaaGGCGTTTGCTCATACTGGACATCTTGctgttcatcagagagttcatactggagagaaaccatataaatgtgatgtatgtggcaaaggctttagtgaAGCTTCAAGCCTTGCagttcatcagagagttcatactggagagaagccatataAATGTCATATATGTGGCAAGTCCTTTACTTCAAATTCAAGCCTTGTAGTTCAttggagaattcatactggagagaaaccatataaatgtgatatatgtgGCAAGGCCTTTAATCAGTCTACACATCTTGCAGTTCATcggcgaattcatactggagagaaaccatataaatgtgatgtatgtggcaaaggctttagtgaAACTTCAGGGCTTGCAAATCatcggagaattcatactggagagaagccatataaatgtgatgtgtgtggcaaGTCCTTTAGTTCAAATTCAAGCCTTGCAGTTCATCGGAGAagtcatactggagagaaaccacataaatgtgatgtatgtggcaaaggctttagtataaCTTCAAGCCTTGCAGTTCatcggagaattcatactggagagaagccctataaatgtgatgtgtgtggcaaGGCGTTTACTCGTACTGGACATCTTGCTgatcatcagagagttcatactggagagaaaccatataaatgctatgtatgtggcaaaggctttagtataaCTTCAAGCCTTGCAGTTCatcggagaattcatactggagagaaaccatataaatgtgatgtgtgtggcaaGGCGTTTACTCGTACTGGACATCTTGctgttcatcagagagttcatactggagagaaaccatataaatgctatgtatgtggcaaaggctttagtgaAACTTCAAGGCTTGCagttcatcagagaattcatactggagagaagccctataaatgtggtgtgtgtgatcaCTCCTTTCAACAAAGTACACACCTTGAAaatcatcagagaattcataccacagtgaaaccatataaatgtgatgtttcTGGAAAGGACTTTAGTCAAACTGCAAGCCTTGCagttcatcagagaattcattctGGAGAGAAGCCATACAAATGCAATGTATGTGACAAGGCGTTTCATCATACTGGAAGCCTTACTGTTCATCAGAGACTTCATACTGGagtgaaaccatataaatgtgatgtgtgtggcaGGACTTTTAGAGGAAATTCACACCTTGCTGTTCATTTGAGAGTACATACTGgagaaaaacaatataaatgtgACGTATGTGGCAAGGCCTTTAATGAAGCTGCAAAGCTTGCAGTTCATCAGATATTCCATAtgggagagaaaccatataaatgtgatgtatgtggcagAGCCTTTAGTCAAACTACAAACCTTGCAGTTCatcggagaattcatactggagagacaccatataaatgtgatgtgtgtggcaaGGTGTTTACTCGTACTGGACATCTTGctgttcatcagagagttcatactggagagaagccatataAATGTCATGTATGTGGCAAGTCCTTTAGTTCAAATTCAAGCCTTGCAGTTCAttggagaattcatactggagagaaagcatataaatgtgatgtgtgtggcaaGGCGTTTACTCATACAGGAGATCTTGctgttcatcagagagttcatactggagagaaaccatataaatgtgatgtatgtggcaaaggctttagtgaAACTTCAAGCCTTGCAGTTCATCGGAGAGTTCATACAGGAGAGAAGCCATATAAATGTCATGTATGTGGCAAGTCCTTTACTTCAAATTCAAACCTTGTAGTTCAttggagaattcatactggagagaaaccatataaatgtgatgtatgtggcaaggCCTTTAATCAGTCTGCACATCTTGCAGTTCATcggcgaattcatactggagagaaaccatataaatgtgatgtatgtggcaaaggctttagtgaAACTTCAAGGGTTGCAATTCatcggagaattcatactggagagaagccatataaatgtgatgtgtgtggcaaGTCCTTTAGTTCAAATTCAAGCCTTGCAGTTCATCGGAGAagtcatactggagagaaaccacataaatgtgatgtatgtggcaaagACTTTAGTGAAACTTCAAGGCTTGCaattcatcagagaattcatactggagagacaccatataaatgtgatgtgtgtggcaaGGCGTTTGCTCATACTGGACATCTTGCtcttcatcagagagttcatactggagagaaaccatataaatgtgatgtgtgtggcaaGGCGTTTGCTCATACTGGACATCTTGctgttcatcagagagttcatactggagagaaaccatataaatgtgatgtatgtggcaaaggctttagtgaAGCTTCAAGCCTTGCaattcatcagagagttcatactggagagaagccatataAATGTCATGTATGTGGCAAGTCCTTTACTTCAAATTCAAGCCTTGTAGTTCAttggagaattcatactggagagacaccatataaatgtgatgtatgtggcaaggCCTTTAATCGGTCTACACATCTTGCAGTTCatcggagaattcatactggagagaaaccatataaatgtgatgtatgtggcaaaggctttagtgaAACTTCAAGGCTTGCAGTTCatcggagaattcatactggagagaagccatataaatgtgatgtgtgtggcaaGTCCTTTAGGTCAAATTCAAGCCTTGCAGTTCATCGGAGAagtcatactggagagaaaccacataaatgtgatgtatgtggcaaaggctttagtataaCTTCAAGCCTTGTAGTTCatcggagaattcatactggagagaagccctataaatgtgatgtgtgtggcaaGGCGTTTACTCGTACTGGACATCTTGctgttcatcagagagttcatactggagagaaaccatataaatgcgatgtatgtggcaaaggctttagtataaCTTCAAGTCTTGCAGTTCatcggagaattcatactggagagaagccatataaatgtgatgtgtgtggcaaGGCGTTTACTCGTACTGGACGTCTTGctgttcatcagagagttcatactggagagaaatcttaa
- the LOC136161642 gene encoding zinc finger protein 665-like isoform X2, with protein MDEEDQEGKEQESDMALSQAQLTFKDLFIDFTPKEWECLDPAQRTLYKDVMVETLRNLLSVDLSHIDKIKKLQATVNSGKGEIFQRVMFGRAESLEIKDFHLRDIQENIHDFDCLCTDDERNDKGMSTSHNKNLTDRKHHSSRSDVGKRPFKRHGSSFQNELQVVQSEGIIVECSQVVTNVRATGLPRQRTSNVCKGFSHKHEDAVIHPSELLPDHETERKRPYKCNECDITFLQDSELTGHQRIHIGGKPYKCDMCGKAFNQTTKLAIHWRIHTGEKPYKCDVCGKAFAHTGHLAVHQRVHTGEKPYKCDVCGKGFSEASSLAVHQRVHTGEKPYKCHICGKSFTSNSSLVVHWRIHTGEKPYKCDICGKAFNQSTHLAVHRRIHTGEKPYKCDVCGKGFSETSGLANHRRIHTGEKPYKCDVCGKSFSSNSSLAVHRRSHTGEKPHKCDVCGKGFSITSSLAVHRRIHTGEKPYKCDVCGKAFTRTGHLADHQRVHTGEKPYKCYVCGKGFSITSSLAVHRRIHTGEKPYKCDVCGKAFTRTGHLAVHQRVHTGEKPYKCYVCGKGFSETSRLAVHQRIHTGEKPYKCGVCDHSFQQSTHLENHQRIHTTVKPYKCDVSGKDFSQTASLAVHQRIHSGEKPYKCNVCDKAFHHTGSLTVHQRLHTGVKPYKCDVCGRTFRGNSHLAVHLRVHTGEKQYKCDVCGKAFNEAAKLAVHQIFHMGEKPYKCDVCGRAFSQTTNLAVHRRIHTGETPYKCDVCGKVFTRTGHLAVHQRVHTGEKPYKCHVCGKSFSSNSSLAVHWRIHTGEKAYKCDVCGKAFTHTGDLAVHQRVHTGEKPYKCDVCGKGFSETSSLAVHRRVHTGEKPYKCHVCGKSFTSNSNLVVHWRIHTGEKPYKCDVCGKAFNQSAHLAVHRRIHTGEKPYKCDVCGKGFSETSRVAIHRRIHTGEKPYKCDVCGKSFSSNSSLAVHRRSHTGEKPHKCDVCGKDFSETSRLAIHQRIHTGETPYKCDVCGKAFAHTGHLALHQRVHTGEKPYKCDVCGKAFAHTGHLAVHQRVHTGEKPYKCDVCGKGFSEASSLAIHQRVHTGEKPYKCHVCGKSFTSNSSLVVHWRIHTGETPYKCDVCGKAFNRSTHLAVHRRIHTGEKPYKCDVCGKGFSETSRLAVHRRIHTGEKPYKCDVCGKSFRSNSSLAVHRRSHTGEKPHKCDVCGKGFSITSSLVVHRRIHTGEKPYKCDVCGKAFTRTGHLAVHQRVHTGEKPYKCDVCGKGFSITSSLAVHRRIHTGEKPYKCDVCGKAFTRTGRLAVHQRVHTGEKS; from the coding sequence ATTTATCTCATATAGATAAGATCAAGAAATTACAGGCAACAGTAAACAGTGGTAAAGGGGAGATTTTTCAAAGAGTGATGTTTGGAAGAGCTGAAAGCCTTGAAATCAAAGATTTTCACCTGAGGGACATCCAGGAAAATATACATGACTTTGATTGTCTGTGTACAGAtgatgaaagaaatgacaaaGGTATGTCTACATCCCATAACAAAAACCTCACTGATAGAAAACATCATTCTAGTAGAAGTGATGTAGGAAAGAGACCTTTTAAGAGGCACGGATCAAGCTTTCAGAATGAATTGCAGGTGGTACAATCTGAAGGGATAATTGTTGAATGTAGTCAAGTTGTGACAAATGTCAGGGCCACAGGTTTACCACGTCAGAGAACTAGTAATGTCTGCAAAGGCTTTTCTCATAAACATGAGGATGCTGTTATACATCCTTCAGAACTGTTACCAGACcatgaaacagaaaggaaaagaccTTACAAATGTAATGAGTGTGACATAACCTTTCTTCAGGACTCAGAACTCACTGGACATCAAAGAATCCATATAGGAggaaaaccatataaatgtgacatgtgtggcaaggcttttaatcAAACTACAAAACTTGCAATTCAttggagaattcatactggagagaaaccatataaatgtgatgtgtgtggcaaGGCGTTTGCTCATACTGGACATCTTGctgttcatcagagagttcatactggagagaaaccatataaatgtgatgtatgtggcaaaggctttagtgaAGCTTCAAGCCTTGCagttcatcagagagttcatactggagagaagccatataAATGTCATATATGTGGCAAGTCCTTTACTTCAAATTCAAGCCTTGTAGTTCAttggagaattcatactggagagaaaccatataaatgtgatatatgtgGCAAGGCCTTTAATCAGTCTACACATCTTGCAGTTCATcggcgaattcatactggagagaaaccatataaatgtgatgtatgtggcaaaggctttagtgaAACTTCAGGGCTTGCAAATCatcggagaattcatactggagagaagccatataaatgtgatgtgtgtggcaaGTCCTTTAGTTCAAATTCAAGCCTTGCAGTTCATCGGAGAagtcatactggagagaaaccacataaatgtgatgtatgtggcaaaggctttagtataaCTTCAAGCCTTGCAGTTCatcggagaattcatactggagagaagccctataaatgtgatgtgtgtggcaaGGCGTTTACTCGTACTGGACATCTTGCTgatcatcagagagttcatactggagagaaaccatataaatgctatgtatgtggcaaaggctttagtataaCTTCAAGCCTTGCAGTTCatcggagaattcatactggagagaaaccatataaatgtgatgtgtgtggcaaGGCGTTTACTCGTACTGGACATCTTGctgttcatcagagagttcatactggagagaaaccatataaatgctatgtatgtggcaaaggctttagtgaAACTTCAAGGCTTGCagttcatcagagaattcatactggagagaagccctataaatgtggtgtgtgtgatcaCTCCTTTCAACAAAGTACACACCTTGAAaatcatcagagaattcataccacagtgaaaccatataaatgtgatgtttcTGGAAAGGACTTTAGTCAAACTGCAAGCCTTGCagttcatcagagaattcattctGGAGAGAAGCCATACAAATGCAATGTATGTGACAAGGCGTTTCATCATACTGGAAGCCTTACTGTTCATCAGAGACTTCATACTGGagtgaaaccatataaatgtgatgtgtgtggcaGGACTTTTAGAGGAAATTCACACCTTGCTGTTCATTTGAGAGTACATACTGgagaaaaacaatataaatgtgACGTATGTGGCAAGGCCTTTAATGAAGCTGCAAAGCTTGCAGTTCATCAGATATTCCATAtgggagagaaaccatataaatgtgatgtatgtggcagAGCCTTTAGTCAAACTACAAACCTTGCAGTTCatcggagaattcatactggagagacaccatataaatgtgatgtgtgtggcaaGGTGTTTACTCGTACTGGACATCTTGctgttcatcagagagttcatactggagagaagccatataAATGTCATGTATGTGGCAAGTCCTTTAGTTCAAATTCAAGCCTTGCAGTTCAttggagaattcatactggagagaaagcatataaatgtgatgtgtgtggcaaGGCGTTTACTCATACAGGAGATCTTGctgttcatcagagagttcatactggagagaaaccatataaatgtgatgtatgtggcaaaggctttagtgaAACTTCAAGCCTTGCAGTTCATCGGAGAGTTCATACAGGAGAGAAGCCATATAAATGTCATGTATGTGGCAAGTCCTTTACTTCAAATTCAAACCTTGTAGTTCAttggagaattcatactggagagaaaccatataaatgtgatgtatgtggcaaggCCTTTAATCAGTCTGCACATCTTGCAGTTCATcggcgaattcatactggagagaaaccatataaatgtgatgtatgtggcaaaggctttagtgaAACTTCAAGGGTTGCAATTCatcggagaattcatactggagagaagccatataaatgtgatgtgtgtggcaaGTCCTTTAGTTCAAATTCAAGCCTTGCAGTTCATCGGAGAagtcatactggagagaaaccacataaatgtgatgtatgtggcaaagACTTTAGTGAAACTTCAAGGCTTGCaattcatcagagaattcatactggagagacaccatataaatgtgatgtgtgtggcaaGGCGTTTGCTCATACTGGACATCTTGCtcttcatcagagagttcatactggagagaaaccatataaatgtgatgtgtgtggcaaGGCGTTTGCTCATACTGGACATCTTGctgttcatcagagagttcatactggagagaaaccatataaatgtgatgtatgtggcaaaggctttagtgaAGCTTCAAGCCTTGCaattcatcagagagttcatactggagagaagccatataAATGTCATGTATGTGGCAAGTCCTTTACTTCAAATTCAAGCCTTGTAGTTCAttggagaattcatactggagagacaccatataaatgtgatgtatgtggcaaggCCTTTAATCGGTCTACACATCTTGCAGTTCatcggagaattcatactggagagaaaccatataaatgtgatgtatgtggcaaaggctttagtgaAACTTCAAGGCTTGCAGTTCatcggagaattcatactggagagaagccatataaatgtgatgtgtgtggcaaGTCCTTTAGGTCAAATTCAAGCCTTGCAGTTCATCGGAGAagtcatactggagagaaaccacataaatgtgatgtatgtggcaaaggctttagtataaCTTCAAGCCTTGTAGTTCatcggagaattcatactggagagaagccctataaatgtgatgtgtgtggcaaGGCGTTTACTCGTACTGGACATCTTGctgttcatcagagagttcatactggagagaaaccatataaatgcgatgtatgtggcaaaggctttagtataaCTTCAAGTCTTGCAGTTCatcggagaattcatactggagagaagccatataaatgtgatgtgtgtggcaaGGCGTTTACTCGTACTGGACGTCTTGctgttcatcagagagttcatactggagagaaatcttaa